CCGTGCTTTTCAGGCCCGCAGGGCCTGGTCTTTCAGGGGCGCGGGGAACTGCGCGAGAAGCCCCACGCAGCCGCACCCGACGACGCACCCACTCAGCGCGCCCGCGAACACACCCACTCAGCGCCCGTTGAACGCGTCCTTCAGCCGAGAGAACAGCCCCTGCTGACCGGGCTGGAACTGCCCCGTCGGCCGTTCCTCCCCGCGCAGCGCGGCCAGCTGCCGCAGCAACCCCTCCTGCTCGGGGTCCAGCTTCGACGGCGTCTGCACCTCGACGTGGACGATCAGATCCCCACGCCCGCCACCCCGCAGATGAGTGACACCGCGCCCGTGCAGCGGGATCGACTGCCCGGACTGCGTGCCGGGCCGGATGTCGACCTCCTCAAGACCGTCCAGCGTCTCCAGCGGCACCTTCGTGCCGAGCGCCGCCGCCGTCATCGGGATCGTCACCGTGCAGTGCAGATCGTCGCCGCGCCGCTGGAACATCGGGTGCGGCAGCTCGTGGATCTCGACGTAGAGGTCACCGGCGGGACCGCCACCGGGCCCGACCTCGCCCTCGCCGGCCAGCTGGATCCGCGTGCCGTTGTCGACACCGGCCGGGATCTTGACCGTCAGCGTCCGCCGCGACCGCACCCGCCCGTCGCCCGCGCACTCGGGGCACGGGTTCGGGACGATCGTGCCGAAGCCCTGGCACTGCGGGCAGGGCCGGGAGGTCATGACCTGGCCGAGGAAGGACCGCGTGACCTGCGAGACCTCACCACGGCCCCGGCACATGTCACAGGTCTGGGCGGTGGTGCCGGGAGCGGCCCCCTCGCCACTGCACGTCGTACAGACGACGGCCGTGTCGACCTGGATGTCCTTCGTCGTGCCGAAGGCCGCCTCGTCGAGGTCGATCTCCAGCCGGATCATCGCGTCCTGACCCCGGCGGGTGCGCGAGCGGGGACCCCGCTGCGACGCCGTGCCGAAGAACGCGTCCATGATGTCCGAGAAGTTGCCGAAGCCGCCTGCGCCGAAGCCGCCCGCGCCTCCGCCGCCCGCCTGGGACAGCGGGTCGCCGCCGAGGTCGTAGACCTGCTTCTTCTGCGGGTCCGACAACACCTCGTAGGCGGCGTTGATCTCCTTGAACCGCTCCTGGGTCTTCGGATCGGGATTGACGTCCGGGTGCAGCTCGCGCGCGAGCCTCCGGAACGCCTTCTTGATCTCGTCCTGGGACGCGTCGCGGCGCACGCCGAGCACGGCGTAGTAGTCCGTGGCCACTTAAGACTCCGCCAGGATCTGTCCGACGTACCGTGCCACCGCTCGTACCGCTCCCATCGTTCCCGGATAGTCCATGCGCGTAGGTCCGACCACGCCCAGCTTCGCTACTGCCTCGCCGCCCGAACCGTAGCCGACGGAGACGACGGACGTGGAGTTGAGTCCCTCATACGCGTTCTCATGACCGATGCGTACGGTCATGCCCGAATCCCCGGCCTCGCCAAGCAACTTGAGGAGGACGACCTGCTCCTCCAAGGCTTCCAGAACGGGCCGGATGGTGAGGGGGAAGTCATGTCCGAAGCGGGTGAGATTGGCGGTTCCGCCGATCATCAGCCGCTCCTCGCTCTCCTCGACCAGTGCCTCCAGCAGGGTGGAGAGCACCGTCGAGACCGTGCCCCGGTCCTCGACGTCGAACGCCTCCGGCAGGTCCTCGACCAGCCGGGGCACATCGGTGAACCGGCGGCCCGCGACCTTGCTGTTCAGCCGGGCGCGCAGGTCCGCGAGTGACGTTTCTCCGAAGGGCGCCGGGCAGTCCACCAGCCGCTGTTCCACCCGTCCGGTGTCCGTGATCAGCACGAGCATCAGCCGGGCCGGGGCCAGCGACAGCAGCTCCACGTGCCGCACGGTCGAGCGGGTGAGCGACGGGTACTGCACGACGGCGACCTGCCGCGTCAGCTGCGCCAGCAGCCGTACGGTCCGCGCCACCACGTCGTCGAGGTCGACCGCGCCGTCCAGGAAGTTCTGGATGGCGCGCCGCTCGGGCGGCGTCATCGG
This genomic stretch from Streptomyces deccanensis harbors:
- the dnaJ gene encoding molecular chaperone DnaJ; the protein is MATDYYAVLGVRRDASQDEIKKAFRRLARELHPDVNPDPKTQERFKEINAAYEVLSDPQKKQVYDLGGDPLSQAGGGGAGGFGAGGFGNFSDIMDAFFGTASQRGPRSRTRRGQDAMIRLEIDLDEAAFGTTKDIQVDTAVVCTTCSGEGAAPGTTAQTCDMCRGRGEVSQVTRSFLGQVMTSRPCPQCQGFGTIVPNPCPECAGDGRVRSRRTLTVKIPAGVDNGTRIQLAGEGEVGPGGGPAGDLYVEIHELPHPMFQRRGDDLHCTVTIPMTAAALGTKVPLETLDGLEEVDIRPGTQSGQSIPLHGRGVTHLRGGGRGDLIVHVEVQTPSKLDPEQEGLLRQLAALRGEERPTGQFQPGQQGLFSRLKDAFNGR
- the hrcA gene encoding heat-inducible transcriptional repressor HrcA encodes the protein MLSERRLQVLRAIVQDYVGTEEPVGSKALTERHNLGVSPATVRNDMAALEDEGFIAQPHTSAGRIPTDKGYRLFVDKLAGVKPMTPPERRAIQNFLDGAVDLDDVVARTVRLLAQLTRQVAVVQYPSLTRSTVRHVELLSLAPARLMLVLITDTGRVEQRLVDCPAPFGETSLADLRARLNSKVAGRRFTDVPRLVEDLPEAFDVEDRGTVSTVLSTLLEALVEESEERLMIGGTANLTRFGHDFPLTIRPVLEALEEQVVLLKLLGEAGDSGMTVRIGHENAYEGLNSTSVVSVGYGSGGEAVAKLGVVGPTRMDYPGTMGAVRAVARYVGQILAES